In Arvicola amphibius chromosome 1, mArvAmp1.2, whole genome shotgun sequence, one DNA window encodes the following:
- the Plpp2 gene encoding LOW QUALITY PROTEIN: phospholipid phosphatase 2 (The sequence of the model RefSeq protein was modified relative to this genomic sequence to represent the inferred CDS: inserted 2 bases in 1 codon), producing the protein MERRWVFVLLDVLCVLVASLPFVILTLVNTPYKRGFYCGDDSIRYPYRPDTITHGLMAGVIITATVILVSSGEAYLVYTDRLYSRSDFNNYLAAIYKVLGTFLFGAAVSQSLTDLAKYMIGRLRPSFLAVCDPDWSRVNCSGYVQLEVCRGSPANVTEARLSFYSGHSSFGMYCMLFLALYVQARLCWKWARLLRPTVQFFLVAFAIYVGYTRVSDHKHHWSDVLVGLLQGALVACLTVRYVSDFFKSRPPQPCQEDQEPERKPSLSLTLTLGDXDLSHYEYPVSSQKPHVGQSRVVPLALVRHN; encoded by the exons ATGGAGCGGAGGTGGGTCTTCGTGCTGCTGGACGTGCTGTGCGTGTTGGTCG CCTCTCTACCCTTCGTCATCCTGACTCTGGTGAACACACCATACAAACGAGGGTTCTACTGCGGAGATGACTCCATCCGGTACCCCTACCGTCCAGACACGATCACCCATGGACTTATGGCCGGGGTCATCATCACAGCCACTGTCATCCTT GTCTCATCGGGGGAGGCCTACTTGGTGTACACAGACCGTCTCTATTCACGTTCCGACTTCAACAACTACTTGGCCGCCATCTACAAGGTGCTGGGGACCTTCCTGTTCGGGGCCGCTGTGAGCCAGTCTCTGACCGACCTGGCCAAGTACATGATTGGCCGGCTGAGACCCAGCTTCTTGGCTGTCTGTGACCCTGACTGGAGCCGGGTCAACTGCTCTGGCTACGTGCAGCTGGAGGTGTGCAGGGGCAGCCCTGCCAATGTCACTGAGGCCAG GCTGTCCTTTTACTCCGGGCACTCCTCCTTCGGCATGTATTGCATGTTGTTCCTGGCG CTCTATGTGCAGGCCCGGCTCTGCTGGAAGTGGGCACGGCTGCTGAGGCCCACGGTTCAGTTCTTCTTGGTGGCCTTTGCAATCTATGTGGGCTACACCCGTGTGTCCGACCACAAGCACCACTGGAGTGATGTCCTCGTCGGCCTCCTGCAGGGAGCCCTGGTAGCGTGCCTCACG GTCCGCTATGTCTCAGACTTCTTCAAATCCCGGCCGCCCCAGCCCTGCCAGGAGGACCAGGAACCGGAGCGCAAGCCCAGTCTGTCCCTGACGCTGACCCTCGGTGA GGACCTTAGCCACTATGAGTACCCAGTctcttcccagaagccacatgtgGGCCAGTCACGTGTTGTCCCCTTGGCCCTGGTCAGGCACAACTGA